A single genomic interval of Blattabacterium sp. (Nauphoeta cinerea) harbors:
- the ileS gene encoding isoleucine--tRNA ligase: MSRIFKEYKKLNLCKITIEISQYWKKHKIFQNNYNFHNHKKNTISYILYEGPPSLNGNPGIHHILTRTIKDIFCRYHVLKGKKIFIKAGWDAHGLPVELNVEKNMGITKNDIGKKISVKKYNNFCKNFVNQSLKEWEYFTEKIGYFIDLKNSFITYNTKYIESVWWLIKKLYNKNLIYKGFEIQPYSPAAGTGLSYHELNMPGTYKEVKQLSPFLKFKAIKSTLPEKFRKISGDIYFISWTTAPWTIPSNTALALGSKIDYVLIQTYNRYTFLKENIIFSEKLVHKILLSNQFYSVSNKIELDAYDAYHDNDNKINIKKKLKIPYLIIGKFKGKELIFSKYEQLLPWFKPYYNEDKAFQVITGDFVNVNEGTGIVHISPTFGMDDFVIAKKYNIPPMLVLNDKNIPVPLVDFQGKFIKNFPYGLSEKYVKNEFNTDTKNFFSVDQEIILILEKEQKIFRTEKHIHFYPHCWRTEKPILYYLLNSWFIKTTEIKDKMIRLNEKIQWYPNFIGKKRFSSWLRNIKDWNLSRSRYWGTPLPIWRTEKGDEEIVIGSVKELFIEIQKSIKYGLMSHNVFEGFTLDDMNDNNYEKIDLHKHVLDKIILVSSKGEPMKREFDLVDVWFDSGAMPYAQFHYPFENKEYIDKNLLFPADFISEGIDQTRGWFFTLHTISCLLFDSVAYKNVVATGLVLDKNGHKMSKSKGNTINPFDLINNYGPDAIRWYIVFHSEPWDNLKFNVNDIHTVINKFFGTLYNIYSFFALYANIDGFFYKEKECTSSYTALDFWILSELNSLIQKTDNYYADYNPTKAARLIYSFVLNQLSNWYVRLSRRRFWKEKYTKNKISAYQILYKCLIVVAKLISPIAPFFSEKLYVDLNSITKKENYKSVHFTSFPIYDSNCIQKELEHRMFWIQKIISMVFSVRKKNKIKIRQPLQKLLILVPDKKMRIQLEQSSEIEIIFQEANVKEIEFPSSYQNLELIKHIKPNYQSMGPKFGNKTQEISKIIKEFSQEKIREIEKNKKCVFFIKKKKITLSIEDVKIITEYIKDWSVLFDPKFTIALDLRITNSLWEEGIVRELIRYIQKLRKDRKYNVIEKIIVYISVKENQKFQNKIQILLQKHKDLLCKETLSVNIFLQENVTEYEEEEKEEKIYFGEKFILHMQIQKV, from the coding sequence ATGTCAAGAATATTCAAAGAATATAAAAAATTGAATCTTTGTAAGATAACCATAGAAATATCTCAATATTGGAAAAAACATAAGATTTTTCAAAATAATTATAATTTTCATAATCATAAAAAAAATACCATTTCATATATTTTATATGAAGGGCCTCCATCTTTAAATGGGAATCCAGGGATTCATCATATTCTAACTAGAACCATAAAAGATATTTTTTGTAGATATCACGTACTTAAAGGTAAAAAAATCTTTATAAAAGCTGGTTGGGATGCACATGGACTTCCAGTAGAATTGAATGTGGAAAAGAATATGGGGATAACTAAAAATGATATAGGAAAAAAAATTAGTGTAAAAAAATATAATAATTTTTGTAAAAATTTTGTTAATCAATCATTAAAGGAGTGGGAATATTTTACAGAAAAAATAGGATATTTTATCGATTTAAAGAATTCGTTTATCACATACAATACAAAGTATATAGAAAGTGTTTGGTGGTTGATCAAAAAATTGTATAACAAAAATCTTATTTATAAAGGTTTCGAAATTCAACCTTATTCTCCTGCTGCAGGAACAGGATTAAGTTATCATGAATTGAATATGCCTGGAACCTACAAAGAAGTCAAACAATTATCTCCATTTTTGAAATTTAAGGCAATTAAAAGTACTTTACCTGAAAAATTTAGAAAAATTTCAGGAGATATATATTTTATATCATGGACAACAGCTCCTTGGACTATTCCTTCAAATACAGCATTAGCTCTTGGTTCCAAGATAGATTATGTATTAATTCAAACCTATAATAGATATACTTTTTTGAAAGAGAACATTATTTTTTCTGAAAAATTAGTTCATAAAATATTGTTATCAAATCAGTTCTATTCTGTTTCAAATAAGATTGAGTTAGATGCTTATGATGCTTATCATGATAATGATAATAAAATAAATATCAAAAAAAAACTTAAAATTCCTTATTTAATAATAGGAAAATTTAAAGGGAAAGAATTGATATTTAGTAAGTATGAACAATTATTACCTTGGTTTAAACCTTATTATAACGAAGATAAGGCGTTTCAAGTCATAACAGGAGATTTTGTAAATGTCAATGAGGGAACAGGAATTGTTCATATTTCTCCCACATTTGGGATGGATGATTTTGTAATAGCTAAAAAATACAATATCCCTCCAATGTTGGTTTTAAATGATAAAAATATACCTGTTCCTTTAGTCGATTTTCAAGGAAAGTTTATAAAAAATTTTCCTTATGGATTATCAGAAAAATATGTTAAAAATGAATTTAACACTGATACAAAAAATTTTTTTTCAGTAGATCAAGAAATAATTCTTATTTTAGAAAAAGAACAAAAAATATTTAGAACAGAAAAACATATTCATTTTTATCCACATTGTTGGAGGACAGAAAAACCAATACTTTATTATCTATTAAATTCATGGTTTATAAAAACTACGGAAATAAAAGATAAAATGATTCGTTTGAATGAAAAAATTCAATGGTATCCTAATTTTATAGGAAAAAAACGTTTTTCTTCTTGGCTAAGAAATATAAAAGATTGGAATCTTTCACGTTCTAGATATTGGGGAACCCCTCTTCCCATTTGGAGAACAGAAAAAGGAGATGAGGAAATTGTAATAGGATCAGTTAAAGAATTGTTTATAGAAATTCAAAAATCGATTAAGTATGGTTTGATGTCACATAATGTATTTGAAGGATTTACATTAGATGATATGAATGACAATAATTATGAAAAAATAGATCTGCATAAACATGTTTTGGATAAAATCATATTGGTTTCTTCTAAAGGAGAGCCTATGAAAAGAGAATTTGATTTAGTTGATGTATGGTTTGATTCTGGAGCAATGCCATATGCTCAGTTTCATTACCCATTTGAAAATAAGGAATATATAGATAAAAATTTGTTATTTCCTGCTGATTTTATTTCGGAAGGGATAGATCAAACAAGAGGATGGTTTTTTACTTTACATACTATTAGTTGTTTGTTATTTGATTCTGTCGCGTATAAAAATGTTGTAGCAACAGGATTGGTTTTGGATAAAAATGGCCATAAAATGTCAAAAAGTAAAGGAAACACTATAAATCCTTTTGATTTAATAAACAATTATGGACCTGATGCTATACGTTGGTATATTGTGTTTCATTCTGAACCTTGGGATAATTTAAAATTTAATGTAAATGATATTCATACTGTTATAAACAAATTTTTTGGAACATTATATAATATCTATTCTTTTTTTGCTTTATATGCTAATATTGATGGTTTTTTTTATAAAGAAAAAGAATGTACAAGTTCTTATACAGCATTAGATTTTTGGATACTTTCTGAATTAAATAGTCTTATTCAAAAAACAGATAATTATTATGCGGACTATAATCCAACTAAAGCTGCACGTTTAATTTATTCTTTTGTTTTAAATCAATTAAGTAATTGGTATGTTAGATTATCTAGGAGAAGATTTTGGAAAGAAAAGTATACAAAAAATAAAATATCTGCATATCAAATTCTTTATAAATGTTTAATTGTTGTAGCTAAATTAATCTCTCCTATTGCTCCATTTTTTTCAGAAAAATTATATGTGGATTTAAATTCTATTACGAAAAAGGAAAATTACAAAAGCGTTCATTTTACAAGTTTTCCTATTTATGATTCTAATTGTATTCAAAAAGAATTAGAACATAGAATGTTTTGGATTCAAAAAATAATTTCTATGGTTTTTTCTGTAAGAAAAAAGAATAAAATCAAAATTCGTCAGCCTTTACAAAAATTACTTATTCTTGTTCCTGATAAGAAAATGCGTATTCAATTAGAACAATCATCTGAAATTGAAATTATCTTTCAAGAAGCTAATGTAAAAGAAATAGAATTTCCTTCTTCTTATCAAAATCTTGAATTGATAAAACATATCAAACCTAATTATCAATCTATGGGACCTAAATTTGGAAATAAAACCCAAGAAATATCTAAAATTATAAAAGAATTTAGTCAAGAAAAAATTAGAGAAATAGAAAAAAATAAAAAATGTGTTTTTTTTATCAAAAAAAAGAAAATTACTCTTTCTATAGAAGATGTTAAAATAATTACTGAATATATTAAAGATTGGTCCGTTTTATTTGATCCTAAATTTACGATTGCATTAGATTTACGAATTACGAATTCTCTTTGGGAAGAAGGGATTGTGAGAGAATTAATCAGATATATACAAAAATTAAGAAAAGACAGAAAATATAATGTAATTGAAAAAATAATTGTATATATAAGTGTAAAAGAAAATCAAAAATTTCAAAATAAAATACAAATTCTTTTGCAAAAGCATAAGGATCTTCTTTGTAAAGAAACTCTTTCTGTGAATATTTTTTTACAAGAAAATGTGACAGAATATGAAGAAGAAGAAAAGGAAGAAAAAATCTATTTTGGAGAAAAATTTATATTACATATGCAGATTCAAAAAGTATAA
- a CDS encoding TraR/DksA C4-type zinc finger protein, with product MKEEVKKRYSMEERKEFRKLILEKLKKAKKNLSIFKESFSDNQNNGTDDTYFTFKAFDEGSETLSKEQNAQILEHLQKFINSLNAALIRVENKDYGICRITKKLIPKERLLAVPHTTLSIEGKRLIEYRKKLIN from the coding sequence ATGAAAGAAGAAGTAAAAAAAAGGTATTCTATGGAAGAAAGAAAAGAATTTCGTAAACTTATACTTGAAAAATTGAAAAAAGCAAAAAAAAATTTATCAATTTTTAAAGAATCTTTTTCTGATAATCAAAATAATGGAACAGATGATACTTATTTTACTTTTAAAGCTTTTGATGAAGGGTCAGAAACTTTAAGTAAGGAACAAAATGCACAAATTTTAGAACATTTACAAAAATTTATAAATAGTTTAAATGCGGCCTTAATTAGAGTTGAAAATAAAGATTATGGAATTTGTCGTATTACCAAAAAATTAATCCCTAAAGAACGTCTTCTGGCAGTCCCTCATACAACTTTAAGTATTGAAGGAAAAAGACTAATAGAATATAGAAAAAAGCTAATAAATTAA
- a CDS encoding lipoprotein signal peptidase has translation MKKFFLIILSILLIDQVLKIYIKTHFKLGGGIDMFSFFRIFFVENPGMAYGINFGVGYYGKILLSILRFFLIFFISIFLYKNIKKGSSKYFTIPISLILSGAMGNFLDSALYGLLFETGTVYSKEYQKWIPYLGVSKINSNFFEKKGGYASFMEGCVVDMFYFPIIDTYIPHWIPFFGGYNFQFFKPIFNLSDVAISIGVFSLFIFKHKIKNVKIL, from the coding sequence TTGAAAAAATTCTTTTTAATTATTTTATCGATTTTATTAATAGATCAAGTTTTAAAAATTTATATTAAAACTCATTTTAAATTAGGAGGCGGAATTGACATGTTTTCTTTTTTTCGTATTTTTTTTGTTGAAAATCCAGGAATGGCTTATGGTATAAATTTTGGGGTAGGATATTATGGAAAAATATTATTGAGTATTTTACGATTTTTTTTGATTTTTTTCATTTCTATTTTTCTTTACAAAAATATAAAAAAAGGATCTTCTAAATATTTTACGATTCCTATTAGTTTAATTTTATCAGGAGCTATGGGAAATTTTTTAGATAGTGCTTTATATGGATTGTTATTTGAAACAGGAACAGTTTATAGCAAAGAATACCAAAAATGGATTCCTTATCTTGGAGTATCTAAAATAAACTCTAATTTTTTTGAAAAAAAAGGGGGATATGCCTCTTTTATGGAGGGATGTGTTGTAGATATGTTTTATTTTCCTATAATAGATACTTATATTCCTCATTGGATTCCATTTTTTGGAGGTTATAATTTTCAATTTTTTAAACCTATTTTTAATTTATCCGATGTAGCGATATCTATTGGTGTGTTTTCATTATTTATATTTAAACATAAAATTAAAAATGTAAAAATTTTATAA
- the tuf gene encoding elongation factor Tu, with amino-acid sequence MAKEKFKRDKPHVNIGTTGHVDHGKTTLTAAITKVLSEVGLAEEKSFDAIDNAPEEKARGITINTSHVEYETEKRHYAHVDCPGHADYVKNMITGAAQMDGGILVVAATDGPMPQTREHILLSRQVGVPKIVVFMNKIDQVDDPELLELVEMEIRELLSKYEYDGENIPIIQGSALGALNGEKKWVDKIKDLMKVLDDYIPEPIREMDKPFLMPVEDVFTITGRGTVATGRIESGIINTGDIVDIIGMGENKLSSTVTGVEMFRKILDKGQAGDNVGLLLRGIEKKDIKRGMVIGKPGSVKPHKKFKAEVYILRKEEGGRHTPFHNKYRPQFYLRTTDVTGEIHLPDGIEMVMPGDNISMEVELHQPIALSENLRFAIREGGKTVGAGQVIHIMD; translated from the coding sequence ATGGCAAAAGAAAAATTTAAACGAGACAAACCGCACGTAAATATAGGAACCACAGGTCATGTAGACCATGGAAAAACAACTTTAACTGCTGCAATTACAAAGGTTTTATCAGAAGTGGGATTAGCAGAGGAAAAAAGTTTTGATGCAATAGACAATGCTCCTGAAGAAAAAGCAAGGGGGATTACGATCAATACATCTCATGTAGAATATGAAACAGAGAAAAGACATTATGCACATGTAGATTGTCCTGGACATGCAGATTATGTAAAAAATATGATTACAGGAGCGGCTCAAATGGATGGAGGGATCTTAGTTGTAGCTGCAACAGATGGACCTATGCCTCAAACTAGAGAACATATCTTATTATCTCGTCAAGTAGGAGTTCCGAAAATTGTGGTGTTTATGAATAAAATAGATCAAGTCGATGATCCAGAATTATTAGAACTAGTAGAAATGGAAATTCGAGAATTGCTTTCTAAGTATGAATATGATGGAGAAAATATCCCTATTATACAAGGATCAGCTTTAGGGGCTTTAAATGGAGAAAAAAAATGGGTAGATAAAATAAAAGATTTGATGAAAGTATTAGACGATTATATTCCTGAACCTATTCGTGAAATGGATAAACCATTTTTAATGCCTGTAGAAGATGTTTTTACCATAACAGGAAGAGGAACAGTTGCAACAGGTCGTATTGAAAGTGGAATTATTAATACAGGTGATATCGTTGATATAATTGGAATGGGAGAAAATAAATTATCATCTACAGTAACAGGAGTTGAAATGTTTAGAAAAATATTAGATAAAGGTCAAGCAGGCGATAATGTAGGTTTATTATTACGTGGAATAGAAAAAAAAGATATTAAAAGAGGAATGGTCATTGGAAAACCTGGATCTGTAAAGCCTCATAAAAAATTTAAAGCAGAAGTGTATATTCTTAGAAAAGAAGAAGGAGGAAGACATACCCCTTTTCATAATAAATATCGTCCTCAATTTTATTTAAGAACAACAGATGTAACAGGTGAAATTCATTTACCAGATGGAATAGAAATGGTTATGCCTGGAGATAATATTTCTATGGAAGTTGAATTGCATCAACCTATAGCATTAAGTGAAAATTTACGTTTTGCTATTCGTGAAGGAGGAAAAACAGTAGGAGCGGGACAAGTTATTCATATAATGGATTAA
- the secE gene encoding preprotein translocase subunit SecE produces MKKNNFFLEIYNEFFHCITWPKWDDLQITTMIVCFFSIFLSVFLYGVDGFFIFLIKKLFSL; encoded by the coding sequence ATGAAAAAAAATAATTTTTTTTTAGAAATTTATAATGAGTTTTTTCATTGTATTACATGGCCTAAATGGGATGATTTACAAATTACAACAATGATTGTATGTTTTTTTTCCATATTTCTATCTGTATTTTTGTATGGAGTAGATGGTTTTTTCATTTTTTTGATTAAAAAATTATTTTCTTTATAA
- the nusG gene encoding transcription termination/antitermination protein NusG: MSDLERKWYVLKTMSGQENKVKSYIENEIRDNGFQEYIGKVLVPIEKVIQMRKGKKIHREKVHYPGYVMVEANLEGEAAHAIKNVPGVINFLSEGKGASAVPIPMRKEEVNKMLGKIDQLSENNENISIPFVVGETIKVIDGPFTGFNGTIEKINEEKRKLELSVLIFGRKTPLELNFTQIEKI, translated from the coding sequence ATGAGTGATTTGGAAAGAAAATGGTATGTACTAAAAACCATGAGTGGACAAGAAAACAAGGTAAAATCATATATTGAGAATGAAATTAGAGATAATGGATTTCAAGAATATATAGGAAAAGTATTGGTCCCTATTGAAAAAGTTATTCAAATGAGGAAAGGAAAAAAAATTCATAGAGAAAAAGTTCATTATCCTGGATATGTCATGGTTGAAGCGAATTTAGAAGGAGAAGCTGCACATGCCATCAAAAATGTTCCAGGTGTTATAAATTTTTTAAGTGAAGGAAAAGGAGCTTCTGCTGTCCCTATTCCTATGAGAAAAGAAGAAGTTAATAAAATGTTGGGAAAAATAGATCAACTATCTGAAAATAATGAAAATATTAGTATTCCTTTTGTAGTCGGAGAAACAATTAAAGTAATAGATGGCCCTTTCACAGGATTCAATGGAACAATTGAAAAAATAAATGAAGAAAAGAGGAAATTAGAATTATCCGTTTTGATTTTTGGAAGGAAAACTCCATTAGAATTAAACTTTACACAAATAGAAAAAATTTAG
- the rplK gene encoding 50S ribosomal protein L11 produces the protein MIKKVIKRIKIQKIYGGKASPAPPIGPILGSSGVNIMEFCKQYNSLTQNKMGEICPVRITVYEDKSFSFSIKKPPISVQLLNILKKEKGSKESNRSKIGKIDLNEVKIIAKNKMEDFNCFSIESAISMVSGTARSMGIEIIDN, from the coding sequence ATGATAAAAAAAGTGATAAAAAGGATAAAAATACAGAAAATTTATGGAGGAAAAGCAAGTCCAGCTCCTCCTATAGGTCCCATTTTAGGGAGTTCTGGAGTGAACATTATGGAATTTTGTAAACAATACAATTCTCTTACTCAAAATAAAATGGGAGAAATATGTCCTGTTAGAATAACTGTATATGAAGATAAATCTTTTTCTTTTTCAATAAAAAAACCTCCGATTTCTGTTCAATTGTTGAATATTTTAAAAAAAGAAAAAGGATCCAAAGAATCTAATCGTTCTAAAATAGGAAAAATAGATTTAAATGAAGTTAAAATAATTGCAAAAAATAAAATGGAAGATTTTAATTGTTTTTCGATTGAATCTGCTATATCCATGGTTTCGGGTACTGCTAGATCTATGGGAATAGAAATAATTGATAATTAA
- the rplA gene encoding 50S ribosomal protein L1: MSKKLTKNKKKALDKISQISSKTSSLKERILFIKKTNFVKFDASIDISVHLGIDLRFPNQMVRGTVSLPHGTGKNVCILALVPKDKELEVKKAGADYVGLNYIEKIKSGWTNVDVIIATPPIMSLLVDIGKILGPKGLMPNPKMETVSMNPEKSVKEIKSGKITFKADRYGIVHSSVGRVSFSDQYLLDNIKEFMKTIIRNKPSTSKGSYIKSVYLSSTMGYSFPLDLKSFMKK, translated from the coding sequence ATGTCAAAAAAATTAACTAAAAATAAAAAGAAAGCATTAGATAAAATTAGTCAAATTTCTAGTAAAACGTCTTCTTTAAAAGAAAGAATTCTTTTTATAAAAAAAACAAATTTCGTAAAATTTGATGCATCTATTGACATTTCTGTCCATCTTGGTATAGATCTTCGTTTTCCAAATCAAATGGTAAGAGGTACAGTTTCATTGCCTCATGGAACAGGTAAAAATGTTTGTATTTTAGCTTTAGTCCCTAAAGATAAAGAATTAGAAGTTAAAAAGGCAGGAGCTGATTATGTTGGATTAAATTATATTGAAAAAATTAAATCTGGATGGACAAATGTTGATGTTATTATTGCTACTCCTCCTATTATGAGTTTATTGGTGGACATAGGTAAAATATTGGGGCCTAAGGGATTAATGCCCAATCCTAAAATGGAAACAGTTTCCATGAATCCAGAAAAATCTGTAAAAGAAATTAAATCTGGAAAAATCACTTTTAAAGCTGATCGTTATGGAATTGTTCATTCTTCTGTCGGAAGAGTTTCATTTTCAGATCAATATTTATTAGATAATATCAAAGAATTTATGAAAACAATTATTCGAAATAAACCTTCTACATCTAAAGGGTCTTATATAAAAAGTGTTTATTTATCTAGTACAATGGGTTATAGTTTTCCGTTAGATTTAAAAAGTTTTATGAAGAAATGA